TTTGTAATGAGCGGTTctgtttttagatgtgtctATTTGTTATCTACGCTCACATGTCGGCCCAAACGCATTCATCCGCCGTGTCGTAAGCGGGTCCACACGCAGAGCGCAGGGTGAGGCTCAACACGCGGCGCCCGCACAGGTGAGGCGGCCGAGCCGGCAGCGCCCCGTGGTCACTCAGCATGGAGCTGGAAACCAGcagtatggagctaaattagggccataaagtttgttcaaaggaaaaaaatgaaatgaaactgacaaaacatttcaaactgaaatgtttgaaactaCTTTTCAggttcaaactttttttttcagtttgaaatctttttttcttttgaacaaatattATGGTAGCAATTTAGCTCCGTacaacagcagctccatctGAACCGGGCCGATTACAGATTAGAGATTAATCTGATTATAGGAATAAATTACGTCCCAGCTCAGATAGAAGGAAACAATCATATATAAGTTATTTCGTGACTTGAACATGATACTGAAAATAATGTATAATTCCTTAAATTCAGCTGCAGATTAGCAGGCAGAGACTTAATGAGGACAATCAGACATTAATGTTCGACTATATTTTATTAACGGTATAAAAACCTGCTGATACTGGATGTTGTTTAGGACATATATGGGGGTTTTAGCAGGAGTTTTAGTTACTCTGATCTGAACTGTTCAGATCCCGGTGGGAAAAGCCTGAAAACCCAAAATCAGAACCTTTTAACAGTTATTAAGGTCTTCAGAACCAGCGGACCAGAgttaccagaaccagaactaaacGATTTGAGGGGCATTTAGTTCCTACGCTCCTCAGATCTGCAACAAACTGCCTGAAAACCTGAACAGTTCCGAACCCGCTGGTTCTGGAAACATCTATCACTATCCGTATGTTTGGCTAACTGAACGTTAGGCTAACTGGATGTTAGGCTAACTGAATGTTTAGCTAACTGTATGTTTGGCTAACTGAATGTTAGGCTAACTGAATGTTTGTGTCTGCTGTGATAAAGAGACGAGGTCTTACTGACTTTTTCAGGGCGCTCTTGTTCATCCTGTTCTCTTCGCTCTCAGCATGCTGGTTATCGGCGCTGATCCGGTTCTCCCAGAACGACTTGATGTACAGACGGTCGTGGATCAGAGCCAAGTTcatctgcaacaaaacaaaaccaacaacagTGGTTCAGCAAAACGCCTCCATCAGAAGGAACTGGTACCAAACCACAGAACCTAAAAGATTCTGTTCCCCAGTTTAAAGGGTCGGCTAGCTGTActggtccgtcgtggtgaagagagagctgagccaaaaagcgaagctctcgatttaccggtcgatctacgttcccaccctcatctatggtcatgagctttgggtcatgaccgaaagaacgagatcgcggatacaagcggctgaaatgggtttcctccgtagggtggctgggctctcccttagagatagggtgagaagctcagtcatctgggagggactcagagtagagccgctgctccttcacatcgagaggagccagttgaggctcgggcatctggtcaggatgcctcctggacgcctccctggtgaggtgttccgggcacgtcccaccgggaggaggccccggggaagacccaggacacgctggagggactatgtctctcggctggcctgggaacgcctcgggattcccccggaagagctagaagaagtggccggggagagggaagtctgggcctcccttctgaagctgctacccccgcgacccgaccccggataagcggaagaagatggatggatggatggatggatggatggatggatggatggatggatggatggctgacTCAACAGAGCTAAACCAGCTAAAAACAGGAGCTGTAAGCTAACTGAGGCGTCACTGTTCAGTTGCTGTTTCAGTTGAAGCTATAACTGTGAGCACTAAATTTAAAGGTCACACTGTTGTATCTAAGTTTTGGTCTCTTATTTTGACatatgacaggaagtagttgggtTGTTGTCTCCTTATGATAAAGACAATAACAGCGCTCTGGTACCAAAGAGAGGCTTCCTTAAACTTTAAACTGTCCTGGAAATGGTCACAGATTAACAGATAAGATGGAAACTTCCTGTTAGCATTGTGAGGCTAGCATGAATGGCTAACCATTAGCCATTACAGACACTAAAGGTAGAGTCCTACTGAGGCTAGAGACCTAATGGTGCATTCAATTTTTCTCTGAAGTTGTAACTCGAAGCTGTGACTGATGTAGGAAACATCGTTCCTGTTAACATATTTGGAGAAGTTTGGATTCCAACATGGCGACGCCCAGGTAGCCATTATTCGCAATACGTCTTACGAAACTTTACTTTCCATGAACAAACATCACTTTTAATCTGGTCAGGGTAGAGTTGCAGGCGCTACACATAATGCTGACTTtagactgacttttattttgtaaattaagaATATTTTCATTGCTGCTTCCTACTGTTGATGCGAGGAGCAGCTATATTGTTTCTCGTAGTCGGCCTTATGAAATATTCTCCAGTCCCAGCTGATTTTTACGACTGGGAAGTCGTAATTTCTGAATTCTCACTGCAAATGAAACGCACCATTTGTGGTTGTAtctatttttaaatctcttattttgacataagacaggaagtagttcttGAGTTATCGGGTTCTGAAAAAGGCAACGACAGCGCTCAGTTATTACAGAGAGGTTTCATCAAATCTCAAACTGTTCAGGAAATCAGTGGAGAAAAGAAATATAGACAGATTACCAGACAAACGTCCTGTTAGCACTGTGAGGCTAGCATGACTATTAGCCACTACCGAGACTGCAGCTGGCATCCTACAGAGGTTAAAGGGCAAATCCACCATTGTGACAGGATTTGACCGTCCCTGGTTCCAGATCACTGAGAttcataaaatctttgtttttactgagaaaataaacaaaacggatccatttctgtgtttttcaaacataaaatccaTCTTAGATTAGGATCAGACCTGGGATTAGTTCAGATTTGTCCAAAATACATTAACCAAAACTTCAGAGTAAAGTTATAATcacaataataatttaactcATTTGTTCGTttcattaaaaggtttttaatatttatcgTGGAACAAGCACGTAAATCCACAAAAAATGCTGCTGAActtatttctgtagttttttttagtgATCATTTCTGGAAACTTTCAACTGGTCCTAAAATATTTGGCCTCCATTATGAGTGAAATCTGTTCTTTCAGGCTCCTTAAAATCCAGCTTCttggtttttattcaaacaaaaataattgattcTTAGTTTTCTCCCAAATATGAATAATATTTAATCATCTTTAGTTCAGTATGGAGGCCTCGCTTTGGACCCAATaacaagtaaaacaagaaaaactgttCATGTGTTGAGTTTCCTGGTGAAAAGCAGAAGcttaataaagtttattgtttaataaagtttatgtttaataatgtttaataaagtttatgtttaataaagtttatgtttaataatgtttaataaagtttatgtttaataaagtttatgtttaataatgtttaataaagtttatgtttaataaagtttatgtttaataaagtttaataaagtttatgtttaataaagtttaataaagtttatgtttaataaagtttatgtttaataatgtttaataaagtttatgtttaataaagtttatgtttaataatgtttaataaagtttatgtttaataaagtttaataaagtttatgtttaataaagtttactgtttaataaagtttatgtttaataatgtttaataaagtttatgtttaataaagtttaataaagtttatgtttaataaagtttactGTCGGGTTTTATGTGCTGATCAGCCGCCTGGGAAACGTTTTGGACCACAAGAATCATGTTGGTCATAAACggatcaaataaaatttaaatttaaagagcGACTCGTATAAattcagttacaaaataaacatggagCGGCCAAACCAACCTCAGGACTGAAAGTGCAAttctataaaatataatttctgtttCTCTAAACTTACATCTGAACACATTTTGAttcttttctcccttttcattttaaactcatCAGATCTGAAGCTGATTTGATGAGCTCAGCTCATCAAAAgtgaataattattattaataattattaacaCATTATTCATAATgtgttaataataatacattattttagttattcaaTAAAACATCAGCTGTACCTGTAGGGGAAATAAGCAGATCTGTTTCTGATTCCCAATTCGTCCACagctctgcagcaggaagagagaaaaacaggtTAAATCCAGAAATCctcagtttatttattaaaatacttttatttgctGAGTTAATCTAAATAATAACCTAAAAAAGGCTGAATGAAGTCACTGAAGCAGATATTTGATCTTATTTAGGAGGAGGATAAGCCACTGACCTTCAGGAGAGCCCCAGCTGAGTGTCCGTCCGTCCCTCACAGTGAGTGATGTCAGTCTGTCCGTACGTCCTAGCCAAAGCCCGGAACCACGCCCCCAGCAGCAGGACGCCTCCCAGATGTCAGGGCTGGAAATATGTGGAGCTCCAGCTGGACCTCCAGACACGCAGGAGAGAAAACTGGGGAGAAACGCTGCATAgggattcattcattcattcattcattcattcattcattagggctccaatctgattggctgatttaaTCATTCTGCTATTTTCTACcttcagatttaaatattataaaataaatccaaacgtTCCCAAAGAGCATTAATGTTTGGCTGGGGAAGCCACACACACAATgctacaaaaatatgtaaataaatatcaatttttaaaatgttttcatgctcaactcaataattatttcattccTTTAGCATAAATGCTAACTCATACTGTCTGATTTTGGATGGCCATGAGTTCTCTGGTGGAAAATTGTCATGATTTGTGGTGGTGAGGTAGCGCAGTGGACCCAGGTATGGAGAGTAAATGATGATTTAAcgatgaaatacaaaaacaagaatccaggcagcacaggtgagcagaaGGCGAGGAGCTCAGAAACCGGTAGCAACTGGAATAGCGGCAAACACAGGCACTGGGGagacacaggtggggttaaatacacagggggtaATCAGGGGAACCAGACACAGCTGGGgtcaatcaaggggtagacaggacaacagaGACTCAACTGAcacagaaaccaaaataaacagacagaaaactcCTCACCAAAATGTTATTATCagatattttgactttattaccAGATAATACAAATTTTCATCAGAGTTAATCAGATTTGACTGGCAGCTGAAATGtcataaatgacatttaaatcaattatttcaACTCATAGTTTACGTTAAAATAGActgaacaacagaaaacaaaaattatactAAAAcgttttaagactttataaatatattggatttacttttattcttaattttgtttttataggaTATTTTATTACTTACCTTACTTACCTTTGTGTGAACCTACATGCCTCAATGTCACGTCACTTTGCTGCAACACCTGAATTGATGAAAAAAACGTGAAACTGTTTAAAacctacatttctttttaaaattaaaacggTTTAATCTGTAGCCCCGTTTAGTCCCTTAGCctagctagctttagcattagctacaGCTGCTAATTCCATCGCTACGGTACGTCTAGTAGATGTAGTAACTAACTGCGACCAGCAGGGGGAGTCTGGAGCTAGTGAGTCAGTAGCTCTACTATGCCGAACGGCTCCGATGGCGCAGAGGAAGAGTCGAGTCCGTGGCTCGTTATTGAATTATTCCGCTTTTCAGGTAAGAGTTTACACATAAACGCACATGTACTGTTTTACTAACCGTTGGAGAGCTCGTAAATACATTTAGACgatttatttacatattgtgTTGGTAGTAGATGAGGTTTAGCCGGTAGCTCACAGCAGGTGTGCTAACCCAGGGGTGCTAACCCAGGGGTGCTAACCCAGGTAGCATTAAGCTGTGTGTTCTAGCTGTAGACTGCCTTGAggtcagaaataaatatttttgaaaattagcTACACAGAAATCTGAGTTATTACAGTAACAGTTTTCATCTGTTATTTGTTACTgtcatattttataatatttcatAAGATAACCGTATTGTTGTTTATGGTGTGCTGTTggtaaagttacacagtaaagAATTAACATCCgtgtttttgatttattcagCCTGTTATAAAGAGAACAAATGGTGTTCAATATCTACTGAACATTTAGctccaaagtaaatatttatttttcaaactaaacatttaattttcaacctaaaaaagtattttacccTGGCTAAATATTTCGTGCATATATGCAAATTAGCTTGCTGATAAAagtggactatcaaaataaaggCTGGCGAGACGGAATTGGTTCAGTCGTTGCTCAAGTAAcgtttttttcaagaaaaaacttgagagagaaaattatttatataaaatcaaatcaaaatgtttgtgttttagaatttaaaatgttacttaatttgtcattatttggTTTTTGGTtcaaatgtgattaattaaataCCCTGTAATTATTTTCATCCAGTTTTCATTCAATCTGAGTGGCAGAGAAGATCTGAAAGTCACAGAGAAATAGACGACAGACTGGCACTAAATAAGAAatacgcacgcacacacacacacacacacacacacacacaaacacacacacacacacagagttatTTGGACCCTGCATGACATCATTACAAACTCGGATCAGTTTCAGGGCTCCATTTCCTGCTTCCTGAGTCGAGTTTCTGTCACTTGTGAGTGAAGGtaggtaataaaataaataaaggttacaGTTACTCAGTTACAGTTACTCGGAGTTAAAAGGTCCCTGTAGGAGTAACTTCAGGGCATCTTACTCTTTACTTTCCTCTGTGAAGCACACTAGGAGTACCAGAGAAATCCCATTTTgcatttctacctttggagtCCAGAGATGGGCcgactgacctgaaggattttatctggcaggtgcttttgttctgtaaataaggccattaccttataagtaccctggtaacggcctcaacgcatctcacagttgcacaattgttccttcgacttcgacttagactgactttgttgtcattttgcatgcacagggtgaatacagaacgaaatttcgttgcatacggctcaggacaatgtttgaggttccaatgttgtgagtaaaataaaatacagtataaaatatgaatataaatctaaatataaaatataaagtgcaggactgacagtaaaatagaagttatttagctctgtacatgtgcaaggtataaagtggagaccagattttaagtgcagtccagttaagagttcagcagtctgatggcaagtgggaaaaagctgtttcagaacctggtggacctgcaccggatgctgcagaacctctttccagagggcagcagggagaacagtccatggtgggggtgtgaggggtcactgacgatgtttcggcctcaggacacgcatcctgcatcgatggttgacctgacacttcgcccttttgcctgagctgggtgtggaaggttgttgccgaagcagtttctccttgtgtgccttcttctcgctcacatgagagttaccgaactcttttgcaagctcaaccaggaagtccacccgtctctcctgcaccccaatgcatgcctgataaagcacatgtgcattcagtgctgccatgtcaatcatgtttgccaggtttgctgaccagctgtcacatagtgatggaaccttggtcacccccccaagataatgactgaaataaatgccattagttcttgtgaactaaataggtgaagcagtcacctatttatcctccacagcacaaaaggctgcatgcaaatttgcatgtgctaagtctcccagatttcttttgcttacactttttgcatgatttttttgaggtggatcaacacaattaatttggttagtttatttctaaactgtcattttataccctcttagctttatttcaaagagaaacattactaatttcttttagaaaaacctttgcatattttttgaaacagattctatgttttgcaaactctatgtacatttggcaaaatgacctggataatgcagcacaacatcatggatcagctgcaaaaggtcacatctctccaaaaacacttcatgtatgcttcaaaactagactGACTAGTtgtaggtatcatagatacccacccccaacatggactattcacactcctaccttctggcctgacggtcaacggccacatttacaattgaagaatggaggctaatttgagccatcagagttgtcagtttggactcagggtctTTTCACCCTGTTTCGGTACGTCAGGGGAGAGGTCGAAGACCCTGGTACTCCCAGTAATGCGACGTAGCGCTGCTCTAAGTTTCTGGCTTCTCCCTCCTCTGGTTATTTTACTGAATGATTAATgattatttaactaaaacacagaaactctcCAGCAGTTTACGTTAACGgcagactttttgtttttactgaagttttattgatttgatgtAATTTCTATCTACTGAGGCCTTCAGAGGTCCAgtaaaaacaccataaaaatTTAATCTGCCAAAATAAGTTACTTTGTAattgtgtttcctttttatattgtgttattttagttttcataaaatagaatttttggccataatttaatattttcatctgtttgaTTACAAGTTAAATCAGATTCAGTGACCAAACGGTAACTTAATTCCCCCTTCCTACCAAATACCTTTTACTCTTACGATAGCTGGATTTACTTTTAAggatttagtatttatttactcTGGTGAtgacatttcaaacattaagCTCTAGCTGTAACACACCGAGGTATCAGAGTCCCGTCACTGACCCCCATGGTGCCGCAGTGCTGAAAGCTCCTCAGATCACGTTGACTCTGTAAAGTTCAGAGTTTTTTCCAGACTTCACGCTGAACTCAACTGTGTTTAACCAGACgagttttaaatgtaacatttgacCTGGttgtgttattggaagacacTACTAGCAATACTTAACCACCAACTAAACAACTCCAGTATTAATGGACCagcttttcttgtctttttctacTTCCTCTCCTTTTGTTTAGTAATGTCTGCAGCTTGGTGCAGGATCTTGATGTTCTGGTTCAAATGGCTCAATAAGCCAACTATAAACCTAGTGTAGCCAGTCTTTGCTGTCATTGTCACTGCTTGataaaaaatactatttaaaataaacaaacactcaGCCTGGCGGGggacaagtaaagcctggtggcccgccaggcttataatacactgagggaaacttTGTTgttaattattaaacatttcagttacTGATATTATTCGCCTAGCATCTCCGTAGCCTACAGCATCAACACATCAGCATAAATCAAGTATCAACCCATTAAAACTGTAAGTTGTTTAATGAAATGGTCTCAtaaaagttttgtatttgttcatATTAATCTTATTTCAGCTGCTGACCTGGTTGCTGAAGCGCCTTCATGTAAACGGTTTATGGCTGCAGGCTGAACAGGtgtgcaaatgttttcatgacTCTTCCTGAAACTCAAACTTAAACACAATATTGTTTGCGCTCTTGGCTCGCCTGGACCCTgcaaacataaacatgacatggGAGGCCGTGACTGCGTCCTGTCAGGCCTGATAAAGATAGAAGTCCAGACATGGGAATGTGTGTTTGACAGCCTGCTGCAGGGTCACATCGCGCCCCGAGAGGCTTGACATTTAACTCGTGTTGTCACCCAGCAGTctcacaaacagacacacatttTTACTTCTATCTTTATGAGAACATCCATCAAGCAGCGCTCTCGGTGCCACGGCGGCGCAGCAGCTCTGCTACGTAAGCTCTGAgatgtttccttcatttacTTCTTTGTTTGAGGCTAATTTGAGCTAGCATACAAGATAGCCAGCATGTCAGGTAGAATAAAGCATTAACTGGCTTAGATTAGCTCATTAAGATGccactttcatttttatttagtaatttgctatttttgaaacacatttttacattttgttatatttgcaGCCTTGGAGTCTAAAAAGTGTGTAAAGTTACTTGGAAGTAGCCTgttaagtaaaacatttatcGTTTCTGGCTGAAATCAAATTGTTCTTGtgtaaaaatcagaaacattttagcAAATGTAGATTATGACATGTCCTTTAGTGTTATACAGATTTACTCAGTTTTCTCATCTTATTGTATGATTTACTTGAGTGACAATGTGTCACAGTTTTAGTTCAACAGCAGATGTCACTAGTGAGCAATGAATGAATTACTGAGTAATGAACTTTGGCGCACAGGGCTGGAAATCTTCGTTGATTTGTGAGACTTCATTTGTTCATCACtacaggatggatggatgccaCAAGGTGGATGGGAGTCTGGTTCTGCAGAGACCTCAGCCAAGACTGGAGAGGCAGAGAGGAGCGGTTcgatcaacaaacaactggcagaTGAAGATGAGGGAGCAGAGGGAGTTCTTTGgcttttggtttggttttattttagccaTGAGGAGAAGGTAGGACCTTGGCAGAAGCGCTTGTGAAGGAGTGTGTAAACCTTAATGACAACAGTCAAACAGTTGAAGGctcttcatgtttatgactgtcATGCTCacaccttcaaataaagtgaTACTGACAAATGAAAGATAAAACTCAGACAGTGGATTATAAGCGCAATAAACCTGGACTGTGAGGAGTTGCTGAGTTGCTCGTGGATCATGTGATCAGAAAGTCCTTGGAGGCGATGCAGAGCAGCAACATCTGGACTCGGCTCCTCCCACTCGTCTTCTCTCAcctctgcagagagaaaacacacagaggtcATCCTGAAGGGCAACGGAGTCGTTCTTAGAAAGCTTTTGCTGACGGACATGTTCTCACATTTCAAGGCCCAAACGATGTTTGGATGTTAAATAACTTATCAATAATGTGCTGCCTTAGTGAAGCTAATTGGTAGAAGAGCCTATTAAAACTCTCTCCACCTTATTTCTCCTATAGTAATAAATTTACTGCAGCAGCTACAGCAGggcagtttgttttgttttcagctgtaACTTTTATCTGATGAAACTTAACTTGAGGTTTCAGCTGATGAGTCCAAAGGAAGCcaggattatttttttgtttttatttatttctgtgtgtttggtGAGATGTCTGGAAGGTTCATACCAAACCCATTGCTGATGTTCAGGAAAAGGAGGATGAACAGGAGCTGGCAGCTCTTCCACCTCGCCATCCTTCCTGccaaacacagagacattttCCAGCAAGTAGGAAGGAATAACATTCTCATgtcaatattaatttaaaattgatCATGGATTTGATTGGAG
The genomic region above belongs to Xiphophorus maculatus strain JP 163 A chromosome 12, X_maculatus-5.0-male, whole genome shotgun sequence and contains:
- the fam240a gene encoding protein FAM240A, whose protein sequence is MNLALIHDRLYIKSFWENRISADNQHAESEENRMNKSALKKLRGEWVVRLENRNKHLKKLNDGFVRKAKTEKSADQT